From one Eulemur rufifrons isolate Redbay chromosome 23, OSU_ERuf_1, whole genome shotgun sequence genomic stretch:
- the NQO1 gene encoding NAD(P)H dehydrogenase [quinone] 1: MAARKALIVLAHSERTSFNHAMKDAAVEALKKKGWEVAMSDLYAMNFNPIISKKDITGKLKDPENFQYPVESVLAYKEGRLSPDIVAEQKKLEAADLVIFQFPLQWFGVPAILKGWFERVLVGEFAYSYAAMYDKGPFRNKKTLLSITTGGSGSMYSLQGVHGDMNIILWPLQSGTLHFCGFQVLEPQLTYSIGHTPADARIQILEGWKKRLENIWNETPLYFAPSSLFDLNFQAGFLMKKEVQDEQKNKKFGLSVGHHLGKSIPTDNQIKARK; encoded by the exons ATGGCTG CCAGGAAAGCACTGATCGTACTGGCTCACTCAGAGAGGACATCCTTCAACCATGCTATGAAGGACGCTGCTGTAGAGGCTTTGAAGAAGAAAGGATGGGAGGTGGCCATGTCGGACCTCTATGCCATGAACTTCAATCCCATCATTTCCAAAAAGGACATCACAG GTAAACTGAAGGACCCTGAGAACTTTCAGTACCCTGTGGAGTCTGTTCTAGCTTATAAAGAAGGCCGTCTGAGCCCGGATATTGTGGCCGAACAAAAGAAGCTGGAAGCTGCAGACCTTGTGATATTTCAG TTCCCACTGCAATGGTTTGGAGTCCCTGCCATTCTGAAAGGCTGGTTTGAGCGCGTGCTGGTAGGAGAGTTTGCATACTCATACGCTGCCATGTATGACAAGGGACCTTTCCGG aaTAAAAAGACATTGCTTTCCATCACCACTGGTGGCAGTGGCTCCATGTACTCTCTGCAGGGTGTCCATGGGGACATGAATATCATTCTCTGGCCACTTCAG AGTGGCACTCTGCATTTCTGTGGCTTCCAAGTCTTAGAACCTCAACTGACATACAGCATTGGACACACTCCAGCAGATGCCCGAATTCAGATCCTGGAAGGATGGAAGAAACGTCTGGAGAATATTTGGAATGAGACACCACTGTATTTTGCCCCAAGCAGCCTTTTTGACCTAAACTTCCAGGCAGGGTTCTTAATGAAAAAAGAGGTacaggatgaacagaaaaacaagaaatttggCCTCTCTGTGGGCCATCACTTGGGCAAGTCCATCCCAACTGACAACCAGATCaaagctagaaaataa